In one Massilia endophytica genomic region, the following are encoded:
- a CDS encoding acetamidase/formamidase family protein, which translates to MQRHAPAGSHHLARRYGAHQKDFNEVVEGNTVYLPVQQPGALLYLGDAHALQGDGETSQYALETSMDVEFTVDLVKGRAIGMPRVESPAQIMTLGQAGSLDDALRMATAGMAQWLQQDYGLSLSDSAVVLGSAVQYSVANLAGRSVGVAAKLNKALLPRR; encoded by the coding sequence ATTCAGCGCCACGCGCCAGCCGGTTCTCACCATCTGGCCCGGCGATACGGTGCACACCAAAAGGATTTCAATGAAGTCGTCGAGGGCAATACGGTCTACCTGCCGGTGCAGCAGCCGGGCGCCCTGCTCTATCTTGGCGATGCGCATGCGCTCCAGGGCGACGGCGAAACCTCGCAGTACGCGCTCGAAACGTCGATGGACGTGGAGTTCACCGTGGACCTTGTCAAGGGCAGAGCCATCGGCATGCCGCGCGTCGAATCGCCGGCGCAGATCATGACGCTGGGGCAGGCTGGTTCACTCGACGACGCCTTGCGCATGGCTACGGCAGGCATGGCGCAGTGGCTGCAGCAGGACTACGGCTTGAGCCTCTCCGACAGCGCGGTCGTCCTTGGCAGCGCAGTGCAATACTCCGTCGCCAACCTCGCGGGCCGGAGCGTCGGCGTTGCGGCAAAGCTGAACAAGGCCCTCCTGCCGCGGCGCTAA